The following is a genomic window from Opitutus sp. ER46.
GCGGCGACCGTCGCGGGCGAGGTGGGTGCCGACGACCTGCTGCAAATCTGGCTGCTGCTCGATGACGCCGAGCGGCGGCTCGAGGCGCTGAACTTTGGCGACATGCTCCAGTTCGGGCACGTGCTGAACCGGTGGGTGAACCGCCCGATGGTGCCGTTCCCGGCGGAGCTCTCCGCCGAGGACAAGGCGTACTACCGCCGCTTCCTGTTTCAGGCCAAAGGCGAGGAGCAGGCGGACAACCTGGCGGACATCCAGGCCATGCGGATGTACGAGGGCTTCGGCGCGCGACTGCTGTTCCAGCGCGTGATCGAGACCGTGGTGCCGACGGTGGAGGACGCGCAGGCGCGCGCCGAACGTCTGGCCCGCGGAGCACCCGACGCCGAGGCGCGGCAACGGTGGAAGCTGCTCGGCAAGCGGCTCGAGGTGATGGTCTGTCTCCTGCATTCGGCCGACCACATGGTGGCCTACCAGGCGCAGCTCGATCGCGTGAAAGCGCTTGGCGTCGAGCCCGAGCCGAATCCGCCGCTGGGCGCGGAGTCCAGTTGGGACCGCACTGATCTGGTCCGCCTGGCTCGCGAGGAGATCGACACGACCGTGCGATTGAAGCGCCTGCTCGAGAGCACGTCGGAACCACTGCTCGACCTGGCGTCGGTGCCGGAGGAGGAAACCATCATGCGGCTCGGTCCGACTCTGGCCGCCCAACTGCAGCGGAAGATCGACCTCATGAACGCGCACTGGATGGACTACGACCGCTTGTTCACGAAGCCGAATCCCTGAGGAGCGGAGGCTGAAAGCTGAAGACTGAAGGCTGAATCGGTCGGCGGTCGGCGGCGCGGAGCGTCACGTTCCAAAGCGCCAGGCAAGGATGCGTGACTTCTTCTGGCCCTGCGTGAGCTCGATCGTGCGGACGTCGGCTGGCGGCACGCGCGCGAGGGCGCGGCGGAGGGGAGGGAGGCTTTCGCGTTTCGATACGAGCGTTGTGAACCACCGGCACTGCGTCCGGAACTGAACACTCTCGGCGATCATGCGCAGGACAAAGCCAACCTCGCCGCCGGCGCACCATAGCTCGTGGCTCTGGCCGCCGAAGTTGAGCACGCGCTCGGGCGTGCGCTCGCCGGTCAGGTTGCGCAGCTTGCGCAGCGTGCCGGCGGCGGCTGCGGCGGCAGAGGTGTGAAACGGTGGGTTGCAGATGCAGGCGGCAAAGGAATCGCCCGGGCGAACGACGCCGCGAAAAATCTGCTGCGGGTCGGGTTGCCGCCGCAGCTCGATGCGAGGACCGAGCGTGCGATTACCGACGACGATCCGGCGTGCAGCCTCGAGCGCGACGGGATCGATGTCGGTGCCGACGAAGCGCCAGCCATAGCTTGCGACTCCGATGATCGGATACACGACACTCGCGCCTACGCCGACATCCAGGATCGACACCCCGGGCTGCGGCGGGGCGGCGGAGGGCTCAGGCGCTGCCTCGGCCAGGAGGTCGGCGAGATGATGAAGGTAGTCGGCGCGGCCCGGAATCGGCGGACAGAGATAGCCGCGAGGGAGCGCCCAGAACTTGATTCCGTAGTGGAGGCGCAGGAGAGCCTGATTGAGGGCGAGGACGGCCGCCGGGTTGGCAAAATCGATCGTGGGTTCGCCCCGCGGGCTGGAGTGGACGAAGCCCGTGAGCGCGGGCACGGCCTGGACGAGGGCGGCAAAGTCGTAGCGGCCGGCGTGCGGGTTGCGTGGATGCAGGCCGGCAGCTGGGCGGGCGTTGGCGGAAGTGCGGTTCAAGGCGCCCGAGCGTGGAGGATTCGCGCCGAAGTTCACCGCCAAAGTTTCGGATGGCGGTGGGTTGAGGCGCGGAGGGAAGCTCCGAAAGCGGTGCAGGAGACGGTTGCCGGAAAGGCAGC
Proteins encoded in this region:
- the rlmF gene encoding 23S rRNA (adenine(1618)-N(6))-methyltransferase RlmF; amino-acid sequence: MNRTSANARPAAGLHPRNPHAGRYDFAALVQAVPALTGFVHSSPRGEPTIDFANPAAVLALNQALLRLHYGIKFWALPRGYLCPPIPGRADYLHHLADLLAEAAPEPSAAPPQPGVSILDVGVGASVVYPIIGVASYGWRFVGTDIDPVALEAARRIVVGNRTLGPRIELRRQPDPQQIFRGVVRPGDSFAACICNPPFHTSAAAAAAGTLRKLRNLTGERTPERVLNFGGQSHELWCAGGEVGFVLRMIAESVQFRTQCRWFTTLVSKRESLPPLRRALARVPPADVRTIELTQGQKKSRILAWRFGT